Proteins from a genomic interval of Phlebotomus papatasi isolate M1 chromosome 3, Ppap_2.1, whole genome shotgun sequence:
- the LOC129807546 gene encoding uncharacterized protein LOC129807546, with protein MIMEKVLFYFVALSWASTSLAHEEVPFNTSIKFNLKNNEYLTEKIIPDIQFVVQKQLNDKKFETLNMFLIILKNSLIDSGYRVTKDIPFTIIVPKVDTKSVDKNRLREFLLEHIIPGIAFQTFTDDDIYGNGNYHKLMFTKLQKDDEMQWFINGVKILRMEIINDRMSVIFIDGLLGDKRSTTYSKRNIQETNRYNEPQRLEMKNTTKHETIVAKDNKISPLMTFLAGMKTGTKVFQHFLTKSNLSHYLNDAHYVVLIPTDNAFQRWHPIDWGFYPFSVQEFTESVLRNHFIQLKTPLRMEDIKRIQGERKLKTLGGETVAFRSFPTPNINNVTILSDHSLSNGNQVFLISEVLFVSEAIVSRLHQMHKDKETPPLLAFPWFGAQFLSHSFLALERDSRFTQITRILNIAEIAPFVSGSNYTFFVPMDCAFEKLGYTVLPDNVLTSEEGIRMLLNHFVRGRLYDRDLRHNEVFETVGEGAIRIERSVSGNVTVNNANIIEKEHFVYNLGTMFYIDSILYSELVQGSFTTTESPSPTFSQEVQTVKNNMTVEESIEGKRENEEPSLIEDDILFDEDITPRALPVRFQVKSPK; from the exons ATGATTATGGAGAAGGTGCTTTTTTATTTTGTGGCTCTGTCATGGGCATCTACATCACTGGCACACGAAGAAGTGCCATTCAACACATCCATCAAGTTCAACTTGAAAAACAATGAGTACTTGACAGAGAAAATAATTCCGGATATTCAGTTTGTTGTTCAAAAACAACTGAATGATAAAAAATTCGAAACACTAAATATGTTTCTGATCATTCTCAAGAATTCATTAATTGATAGCGGCTACAGAGTCACAAAGG ATATCCCATTTACAATAATCGTACCTAAAGTGGATACAAAAAGTGTTGACAAGAATCGGTTAAGAGAATTTTTGTTGGAACACATCATACCGGGCATAGCTTTTCAGACATTCACCGATGACGATATATATGGCAATGGAAATTATCACAAATTGATGTTCACAAAACTACAAAAAGATGATGAAATGCAGTGGTTTATAAATGGTGTAAAAATCTTACGCATGGAGATCATTAATGATCGAATGTCCGTAATCTTTATAGATGGTCTTTTGGGGGATAAACGAAGTACTACATACTCGAAAAGAAATATTCAAGAGACAAATCGTTATAATGAACCCCAACGTTTAGAAATGAAAAATACTACTAAGCATGAAACTATAGTCGCAAAAGACAACAAGATATCCCCGTTGATGACGTTTCTAGCTGGGATGAAAACAGGCACCAAAGTATTTCAGCATTTCTTGACTAAGAGTAACTTGTCGCATTATCTAAACGACGCGCATTATGTTGTACTCATTCCCACGGATAATGCATTTCAGCGATGGCA tcCAATTGACTGGGGATTCTATCCATTCAGCGTACAAGAGTTTACTGAGAGTGTGTTGCGAAATCACTTTATTCAACTCAAAACGCCACTTCGCATGGAAGATATTAAACGTATTCAAGGTGAACGAAAGCTTAAAACTCTTGGAGGAGAGACAGTCGCCTTTAGGAGCTTTC CTACTCCTAATATCAACAATGTGACTATTCTTTCGGATCATTCCCTTTCAAATGGGAATCAGGTGTTTCTAATTTCTGAAGTACTTTTTGTATCCGAAGCTATTGTCTCGCGCCTGCATCAAATGCACAAAGACAAGGAGACACCACCTCTGTTAGCCTTTCCTTGGTTTGGCGCTCAATTTCTATCTCATTCCTTCCTTGCCCTCGAGCGTGACAGTCGATTTACACAAATTACAAG AATCCTCAACATAGCTGAAATTGCTCCTTTTGTTTCTGGCTCCAACTATACGTTTTTTGTGCCAATGGATTGTGCTTTTGAGAAGCTTGGTTATACCGTTTTGCCAGATAATGTTCTCACATCAGAAGAAGGAATACGTATGCTGCTAAATCACTTTGTACGTGGTCGTCTCTATGATCGAGACTTACGCCATAATGAAGTATTTGAAACTGTGGGTGAAGGAGCGATTCGTATAGAAAGATCTGTATCAGGAAATGTGACTGTAAACAATGCTAATATTATTGAGAAGGAGCACTTTGTGTACAATCTGGGAACAATGTTCTATATAGATAGCATTTTATATTCGGAATTGGTACAAGGAAGTTTTACTACAACAGAATCACCTTCCCCAACTTTTTCACAGGAAGTTCAGACTGTGAAAAACAATATGACTGTTGAAGAAAGTATCGAGGGGAAGAGGGAGAACGAGGAACCGAGTTTGATTGAAGATGATATTCTTTTCGATGAAGATATTACACCCAGGGCACTTCCTGTACGATTTCAGGTAAAATCTCCGAAATAA
- the LOC129807586 gene encoding PITH domain-containing protein CG6153 isoform X1: MSHTHCCNHGSKNSENPNEIGINYSLYTKIDLDNVECLNESIENSGLHFCHRRHPAPIPLKMPYFLIFVRKFSRRNALFLTRLLPSGERRGKFIFRSYEERFDVDKYVESDADPELLFNIPFSGNVKLKSIIVMGADNNSHPNKLRLYKNRPKMTFDDVNLQPDQEFQLTIDSNGTVEYNTKPVVFSSVHHLSMHFPGNFGEDLTKIYYIGLRGEFSEAHHHGVTICNYEVRPNISDHKVSNTSLWRKSRS, from the exons atgtctCACACTCACTGCTGTAATCACGGatctaaaaatagtgaaaatccCAATGAAATAGGGATTAATTACAGTTTATACACTAAGATTGATTTAGACAACGTAGAGTGTCTGAATGAATCTATCGAAAATTCAG gactacatttttgccatagaagacaTCCTGCTCCGATACCTCTAAAAATGCcttattttctgatttttgtcagaaaattttccagaagaAATGCTCTTTTTTTGACAAGATTGTTACCAAGTGGGGAAAGGAGAG GAAAATTCATATTTCGGTCATATGAGGAACGATTTGATGTTGACAAATATGTGGAAAGCGATGCAGATCCAGAACTTCTCTTTAATATACCATTTTCTGGTAATGTGAAACTTAAAAGCATAATCGTGATGGGAGCAGACAATAATAGTCATCCAAATAAATTGAGATT gtACAAGAACAGACCCAAAATGACCTTTGATGATGTTAATCTTCAACCCGACCAAGAGTTTCAATTAACCATCGATTCTAATGGCACTGTTGAATACAATACAAAACCAGTAGTGTTCTCATCCGTACATCACCTTTCTATGCACTTTCCTGGAAATTTCGGGGAAGACTTAACAAAGATCTATTATATTGGACTTCGGGGAGAGTTTTCTGAAGCTCATCATCATGGTGTAACAATCTGCAACTACGAAGTTCGACCAAACATTTCAGATCACAAAG TTTCAAATACTTCATTATGGCGTAAGTCTCGATCATAG
- the LOC129807586 gene encoding PITH domain-containing protein CG6153 isoform X3 yields the protein MSHTHCCNHGSKNSENPNEIGINYSLYTKIDLDNVECLNESIENSGKFIFRSYEERFDVDKYVESDADPELLFNIPFSGNVKLKSIIVMGADNNSHPNKLRLYKNRPKMTFDDVNLQPDQEFQLTIDSNGTVEYNTKPVVFSSVHHLSMHFPGNFGEDLTKIYYIGLRGEFSEAHHHGVTICNYEVRPNISDHKVSNTSLWRKSRS from the exons atgtctCACACTCACTGCTGTAATCACGGatctaaaaatagtgaaaatccCAATGAAATAGGGATTAATTACAGTTTATACACTAAGATTGATTTAGACAACGTAGAGTGTCTGAATGAATCTATCGAAAATTCAG GAAAATTCATATTTCGGTCATATGAGGAACGATTTGATGTTGACAAATATGTGGAAAGCGATGCAGATCCAGAACTTCTCTTTAATATACCATTTTCTGGTAATGTGAAACTTAAAAGCATAATCGTGATGGGAGCAGACAATAATAGTCATCCAAATAAATTGAGATT gtACAAGAACAGACCCAAAATGACCTTTGATGATGTTAATCTTCAACCCGACCAAGAGTTTCAATTAACCATCGATTCTAATGGCACTGTTGAATACAATACAAAACCAGTAGTGTTCTCATCCGTACATCACCTTTCTATGCACTTTCCTGGAAATTTCGGGGAAGACTTAACAAAGATCTATTATATTGGACTTCGGGGAGAGTTTTCTGAAGCTCATCATCATGGTGTAACAATCTGCAACTACGAAGTTCGACCAAACATTTCAGATCACAAAG TTTCAAATACTTCATTATGGCGTAAGTCTCGATCATAG
- the LOC129807586 gene encoding PITH domain-containing protein CG6153 isoform X2, with the protein MSHTHCCNHGSKNSENPNEIGINYSLYTKIDLDNVECLNESIENSGKFIFRSYEERFDVDKYVESDADPELLFNIPFSGNVKLKSIIVMGADNNSHPNKLRLYKNRPKMTFDDVNLQPDQEFQLTIDSNGTVEYNTKPVVFSSVHHLSMHFPGNFGEDLTKIYYIGLRGEFSEAHHHGVTICNYEVRPNISDHKGKLFDNVNQEIQ; encoded by the exons atgtctCACACTCACTGCTGTAATCACGGatctaaaaatagtgaaaatccCAATGAAATAGGGATTAATTACAGTTTATACACTAAGATTGATTTAGACAACGTAGAGTGTCTGAATGAATCTATCGAAAATTCAG GAAAATTCATATTTCGGTCATATGAGGAACGATTTGATGTTGACAAATATGTGGAAAGCGATGCAGATCCAGAACTTCTCTTTAATATACCATTTTCTGGTAATGTGAAACTTAAAAGCATAATCGTGATGGGAGCAGACAATAATAGTCATCCAAATAAATTGAGATT gtACAAGAACAGACCCAAAATGACCTTTGATGATGTTAATCTTCAACCCGACCAAGAGTTTCAATTAACCATCGATTCTAATGGCACTGTTGAATACAATACAAAACCAGTAGTGTTCTCATCCGTACATCACCTTTCTATGCACTTTCCTGGAAATTTCGGGGAAGACTTAACAAAGATCTATTATATTGGACTTCGGGGAGAGTTTTCTGAAGCTCATCATCATGGTGTAACAATCTGCAACTACGAAGTTCGACCAAACATTTCAGATCACAAAGGTAAATTGTTTGACAATGTAAATCAAGaaatacagtaa